The Desulfobulbaceae bacterium genome has a segment encoding these proteins:
- the nrdR gene encoding transcriptional repressor NrdR: MKCPYCGHLDNRVVDSRLNKEFTITRRRRLCESCERRFTTYERLEVTMPMLVKKDGRRENWDRLKVVEGMKKACEKRPVSMGQIEEFVDEIEREFQDMGEREIPIAVVGEKIMDGLRRIDDVAYVRFASVYRQFKDLNEFMDELKGMLGGNGTSNAHGDGK; the protein is encoded by the coding sequence ATGAAATGTCCGTATTGTGGTCACCTCGATAATCGGGTAGTGGATTCCAGGCTGAACAAAGAATTTACCATTACCCGGAGACGGCGGTTGTGTGAGTCCTGTGAGCGAAGATTCACCACCTATGAGCGGCTGGAAGTTACTATGCCAATGCTGGTTAAGAAAGATGGCCGGCGAGAGAACTGGGATCGTCTTAAGGTTGTGGAAGGGATGAAGAAGGCCTGTGAGAAGCGTCCTGTGTCCATGGGCCAGATTGAAGAGTTTGTCGATGAGATCGAACGTGAGTTTCAGGATATGGGGGAGCGGGAAATTCCGATCGCAGTCGTTGGAGAAAAGATCATGGATGGGTTGCGCCGGATTGATGACGTGGCTTATGTCCGTTTTGCGTCCGTTTACCGGCAGTTTAAAGATCTTAACGAGTTTATGGACGAGCTGAAGGGGATGTTGGGCGGCAACGGCACGTCAAATGCCCATGGCGATGGTAAATAG
- a CDS encoding cytidine deaminase, producing the protein MTVRPSWDEYFMAITHMVAQRSTCIRRRVGAILVRDKRIIATGYNGAPTNIKHCLDVGCLREQKGIPSGERHELCRGLHAEQNAIIQAAVHGFSVGGATLYCTNLPCSICTKMLINIQLEKVCYQEGYPDELTSLLLSEAQIPLIQMV; encoded by the coding sequence ATGACAGTCCGTCCATCATGGGATGAGTATTTTATGGCCATTACCCATATGGTAGCGCAACGATCAACGTGCATCAGGCGTCGGGTCGGGGCAATCTTGGTCCGTGATAAACGAATTATTGCCACCGGCTATAACGGAGCCCCAACCAACATTAAGCATTGTCTTGATGTCGGTTGTCTTCGGGAACAGAAAGGGATTCCTTCCGGTGAGCGTCATGAGTTGTGCCGCGGGCTCCATGCTGAGCAGAACGCGATCATCCAAGCGGCAGTGCATGGATTTAGCGTTGGTGGTGCGACTTTGTATTGTACCAACCTTCCTTGCTCGATCTGCACCAAGATGTTGATCAACATCCAGTTGGAGAAGGTGTGCTACCAGGAAGGGTACCCGGATGAACTCACCTCCCTTTTACTGTCGGAAGCGCAAATCCCCTTGATTCAGATGGTGTGA